A single genomic interval of Psychroserpens sp. NJDZ02 harbors:
- a CDS encoding SMI1/KNR4 family protein: protein MTKKEFINLDDSIESFELIKILSEEKWKNIEHLSSECGGKRIKGLTKLEIISFENQLGYKFPQALKNFYKVMNGLAIVNENFSEDGEYPFYQDLYRSFPEDIETIKRNANLEFESYNVSIDDINSKKAPMIFNYCGNRYLILDDSKQVLSIRGDSIFFGLNLSKGLSKDIFNNFMDTKVEDLLKYKWW, encoded by the coding sequence ATGACGAAAAAGGAATTCATTAATTTAGATGATTCAATTGAGAGTTTTGAACTTATCAAAATACTTAGTGAAGAAAAATGGAAAAATATTGAACATTTATCAAGTGAATGTGGAGGAAAACGAATTAAAGGATTAACTAAACTTGAGATAATAAGTTTTGAGAATCAACTTGGTTATAAATTTCCTCAAGCTCTCAAAAATTTTTATAAAGTTATGAATGGTTTAGCCATAGTTAATGAAAACTTTAGCGAAGATGGAGAATATCCCTTTTATCAAGATTTATATAGGTCTTTTCCGGAAGATATAGAAACTATTAAAAGAAATGCAAATTTAGAATTTGAATCTTATAATGTATCTATAGATGATATAAATTCAAAAAAAGCACCTATGATATTTAATTATTGCGGAAATAGATACTTAATATTAGATGATAGTAAACAAGTTTTATCTATACGAGGAGATTCAATTTTTTTTGGACTGAACTTATCAAAAGGTTTATCGAAAGACATATTTAATAATTTTATGGACACGAAAGTAGAAGATTTATTAAAATATAAATGGTGGTAA